A window of Oncorhynchus nerka isolate Pitt River linkage group LG4, Oner_Uvic_2.0, whole genome shotgun sequence contains these coding sequences:
- the LOC115123272 gene encoding histone-lysine N-methyltransferase Smyd1-like — translation MTLDMDNVEVFDTGVKGRGLRTTKDLCAGEVVLAEPSFAAVVFDSLSQQVCHSCFRRQANLHRCAQCKFAHYCDRTCQTACWDEHKQECGAIKKNGKAPNENVRLAARVLWRIQKDTGIVSDSQLTSVDQLEDHVADMPADNLKELKIDVHNFLDYCPNTRHGVEYISHIFGIINCNGFTLSDQRGQQAVGVGLFPNLCLVNHDCWPNCAVILNHGNQSALNATFHSKRRVELRALGKIAENEELTVGYVDFLNVSTDRQRALKHQYHFDCTCKSCSKNLKDDLMMAAKETEGNKPSDELVKEVQELSLECLAKVEAARTAGDFHEVVKLCRECLDKQEPVLADTHLYQLRMLSAASEVLSYLKFFSEAAEYSRRMVEGYMKLYHPNNAQLGMATMRAGVTHWHAGLIEVGHGMICKAYAILMITHGPNHSITKDLESMRMQTEMEQRIFKQNECVYHSMREAALQNKSMGMMAEAVSVEDNVKALFHKQ, via the exons TCTGTCTCAGCAGGTGTGTCATAGCTGCTTCCGTCGCCAGGCCAACCTCCACCGCTGCGCCCAGTGTAAGTTTGCCCATTACTGTGACCGCACCTGTCAGACTGCATGCTGGGACGAGCACAAGCAGGAGTGTGGTGCCATCAAGAAGAACGGAAAGGCCCCCAATGAGAATGTCCG tCTTGCTGCCCGTGTGCTGTGGCGCATACAGAAGGACACAGGCATTGTGTCGGACAGCCAGCTGACCTCAGTGGACCAGCTGGAGGACCACGTGGCCGACATGCCCGCCGACAACCTCAAAGAGCTCAAGATCGACGTGCACAACTTCCTGGACTACTGTCCCAACACCAGGCATGGCGTGGAGTACATCTCACACATCTTTGGCATA ATCAACTGTAATGGTTTTACTCTGAGTGACCAGAGGGGTCAGCAGGCAGTGGGAGTAGGTCTGTTCCCTAACCTGTGTCTGGTCAACCATGACTGCTGGCCCAACTGTGCTGTCATCCTCAACCATGGCAA TCAGTCAGCTCTGAATGCAACCTTCCACTCTAAGAGGAG GGTTGAGCTGCGTGCGCTTGGTAAGATTGCTGAGAATGAGGAGCTGACGGTGGGCTACGTGGACTTCCTGAACGTGTCAACGGACCGCCAGAGAGCCCTGAAGCACCAGTACCACTTTGACTGCACCTGCAAAAGCTGCAGCAAGAACCTCAAAGATGACCTAATGATGGCTGCCAAGGAGACCGAAGGCAACAAG ccctctgaTGAGCTTGTGAAAGAGGTACAGGAGTTAAGTTTGGAGTGCCTGGCCAAGGTTGAGGCGGCTCGTACTGCAGGTGACTTTCATGAG GTGGTGAAGCTGTGTCGTGAGTGTCTGGACAAACAGGAACCTGTGTTGGCTGATACACACCTGTACCAACTGCGTATGCTGAGTGCAGCCAGCGAGGTGCTGTCCTACCTGAAGTTCTTCTCTGAGGCTGCAGAATACTCACGCAGGATGGTGGAGGGATACAT GAAGTTGTACCACCCCAATAACGCCCAGTTGGGCATGGCCACCATGCGGGCTGGCGTGACTCACTGGCATGCAGGGCTCATCGAGGTGGGCCATGGCATGATCTGTAAGGCCTACGCCATTCTCATGATCACACATGGACCCAACCACTCCATCACCAAGGACTTGGAG TCAATGCGTATGCAGACCGAGATGGAGCAGAGGATTTTCAAGCAGAATGAGTGCGTCTACCACAGCATGAGAGAGGCTGCCCTGCAGAACAAGTCCATGGGCATGATGGCTGAGGCAGTCAGTGTTGAGGACAACGTCAAGGCCCTCTTCCACAAGCAATGA
- the thnsl2 gene encoding threonine synthase-like 2, with protein sequence MQYCSTRGGVQGWDFQDVLLSGYAPDGGMFMPETLPTLTPDTLRSWSSLSYPQLVTEVCSLFIPTELIPRADLDSLVSAALSGFAVPGVVSLARLKGGLCVLELFHGETLAFKDLAMTCTVRFLDYFLRKESRRAIVLVGTSGDTGGSAIQSARGLGGVDVVVVYPRGRITLVQEKQMITCLEDNIHVFAADGSSDDIDVPIRRLFSDQELVKQHSLMSLNSVNWSRVMVQLAHFIYAYLHVSGLEQAETGAPLPALEMVVPTGGAGNIAAGCIVKQMGIPLCLVAMTNANDIVHRTVQSGDFSMATNVTQTMAPAIDIQDPYNMERVFWLLSGRDGALVKGMMEEFQHSHRHTLPEALHKQLSQVLTAGAVRDEGIVETMQRCWKENQYLLCPHTAVAVWHHYHYPPTAGVNRCCIATASPAKFQAAAQKAGLTLDLPEAVRALDKMSTRYLALERGQDWGKDWECMLKQHIQAIGSARQRGVAYYSTVECN encoded by the exons ATGCAGTACTGCAGCACGCGTGGCGGTGTCCAGGGTTGGGACTTTCAGGATGTTTTGTTATCGGGATATGCACCAGACGGGGGGATGTTCATGCCTGAGACCCTCCCCACCCTGACCCCTGATACCCTGAGGTCCTGGAGCTCCCTGTCCTACCCACAGCTAGTGACAGAGGTCTGCTCCCTGTTCATCCCTACAGAGCTGATCCCTCGAGCAGACCTAGACA GCCTGGTGAGTGCGGCCCTGTCTGGGTTCGCCGTGCCGGGGGTGGTGAGCTTGGCCAGGCTGAAGGGTGGGCTGTGTGTGCTGGAACTCTTCCACGGTGAGACCCTGGCCTTCAAGGACCTGGCAATGACCTGCACCGTGCGCTTCCTCGACTACTTCCTGCGCAAGGAAAGCCGGCGCGCCATCGTATTAGTGG GCACATCTGGGGACACGGGTGGTTCAGCCATCCAAAGTGCGAGAGGCCTTGGTGGGGTAGACGTGGTAGTGGTGTACCCCCGGGGCCGCATAACTCTTGTGCAGGAGAAACAGATGATCACCTGCCTGGAGGACAATATCCATGTGTTTGCAG CGGATGGCAGTTCTGATGACATCGACGTGCCCATCCGTCGACTGTTTTCAGACCAGGAGCTGGTGAAACAACACAGCCTGATGAGTCTCAACTCAGTCAACTGGTCTCGTGTCATGGTGCAGCTGGCACACTTCATTTATGCCTACCTGCATGTGAGTGGGCTGGAGCAGGCAGAGACGGGGGCACCCCTACCCGCCTTGGAGATGGTAGTGCCCACAGGGGGGGCGGGGAATATCGCCG cCGGCTGCATTGTGAAGCAGATGGGGATACCGCTGTGCCTCGTTGCCATGACGAACGCTAATGACATAGTGCACAGGACTGTGCAGAGTGGGGACTTTTCCATGGCAACCAATGTCACGCAGACCATGGCCCCGGCTATAGACATTCAG GACCCCTATAACATGGAGCGTGTGTTCTGGCTGCTGTCTGGTAGAGATGGAGCCCTGGTAAAGGGCATGATGGAGGAGTTTCAGcactctcacagacacactcTGCCTGAAGCTCTCCACAAACAG ttgTCTCAGGTCCTCACAGCAGGTGCAGTAAGAGATGAGGGGATAGTGGAGACCATGCAGAGATGCTGGAAGGAGAACCAGTATCTACTATGTCCCCACACTGCAGTGGCTGTGTGGCATCACTACCATTATCCCCCAACTGCAGGGGTCAACAG GTGTTGCATAGCAACAGCCTCTCCGGCCAAGTTCCAGGCGGCAGCGCAGAAGGCAGGGCTGACCCTTGACCTCCCTGAGGCAGTGCGGGCTCTGGACAAGATGTCCACTCGCTACCTGGCCTTGGAGCGGGGCCAAGACTGGGGCAAGGACTGGGAGTGCATGCTGAAGCAACACATCCAGGCTATAGGCTCAGCCAGGCAACGTGGAGTGGCCTACTACTCAACTGTGGAGTGTAACTAG